In the genome of Cryptomeria japonica chromosome 8, Sugi_1.0, whole genome shotgun sequence, one region contains:
- the LOC131067841 gene encoding transcription factor TCP12, with the protein MLINVGGLWDTPIPVADEMPCLPSLYTDIISTEAFPSYNIEAYQSLEDCTYLKSFSAGQNLESNLEYGVRAIDFIEDQPKDSSVETMDSQYALTHGVFNESKRKKRAVGIEMSENILCAHTSKALRVRSSAAKDRHCKVSTVKGLRDTRVRLSHSIAVKFFDLQDRLGYAHPSKALDWLISKAQAAIDELPQPSYVSQSNCTVCNSLSRSGSTSLPTDQVISTHNDGCSTNSSVDTNRSGEEGNGTNLSTWDLMNLGLPRFGSDPKDVIVSLSSTPPATGMPVPQASHNGQT; encoded by the coding sequence ATGCTGATAAACGTAGGTGGATTGTGGGATACACCCATTCCTGTAGCTGATGAAATGCCATGTCTCCCATCACTCTACACTGATATTATTAGCACTGAAGCCTTTCCAAGCTACAATATAGAAGCTTACCAATCCCTTGAAGATTGTACATATCTTAAGAGCTTTTCTGCAGGGCAAAATCTGGAGTCAAATCTTGAATATGGTGTAAGGGCCATTGATTTTATTGAGGATCAACCAAAAGACTCCTCTGTTGAAACTATGGATAGCCAGTATGCCTTAACTCATGGGGTTTTCAATGAGTCCAAAAGAAAAAAGAGGGCTGTGGGTATTGAGATGTCTGAGAATATATTATGTGCACACACCTCTAAAGCATTGAGAGTTCGCTCATCTGCAGCTAAAGATAGGCATTGTAAAGTCAGCACTGTAAAAGGACTTCGGGACACAAGGGTGAGGTTGTCTCATTCTATAGctgttaaattttttgatttaCAGGACAGATTAGGGTATGCTCATCCCAGCAAAGCCCTAGACTGGCTTATAAGTAAAGCACAAGCTGCTATCGATGAACTGCCACAACCATCCTATGTATCCCAGTCAAACTGCACAGTGTGTAACTCTCTCTCAAGGTCCGGTAGTACTTCATTACCTACAGATCAAGTCATTTCAACCCATAATGATGGATGCTCAACAAACAGTTCAGTGGATACAAACAGATCTGGAGAAGAGGGAAATGGAACAAATTTGAGCACTTGGGACCTTATGAATTTGGGGCTTCCTAGATTTGGTTCAGATCCCAAAGATGTTATTGTCTCTCTTTCATCAACACCACCTGCAACAGGAATGCCAGTACCTCAAGCCTCACATAATGGCCAGACATGA